One genomic window of Candidatus Kuenenia stuttgartiensis includes the following:
- a CDS encoding mechanosensitive ion channel family protein has product MKTLKKYIIKVVVCVAMCLLWTSLCIQAQDQTVAVEKKADEIKLAGQRTTIKNEDLEKAKNRLEEIKVSAEKTIAENETAILKLQSDRESTSSYLKKLTEEKNTYPAEEPHVKYLELLDKEIGILKEKIDAGNEQLEECEDLIAALQHQVKTYANYVSLLTSALKLNETIAATPADQAALVRQEAEIAKGYIKAAQASMKEKESLIAIATKELEDYRLKAPVIMQGLVKVLESLKADTAGSKLESLVQEKINNVLFWQKEVSNLWISILKKRLTIAKIQYDEAIQALKSAEFNAELLAEKAGLLEEKQKTEELKRKQEELAYAKKVEEVTKKAAEVTRAETEKTIQEAAKKGEEIVQEQMITTSPEKKRVLELEAEVYKQNGMVAKMKDALITEGAQRYKGRTELKKLQADIGVFLSKGATAKDIEEMEKKVAAEEKRYSEAVNSVKSLIVSLDQVKKLLSDKLALSSEEMSNIKKEVSSFADKELAQQAINHVEQRIKAQEEQFSLVLERVNILYERLEIREYGMSVLSNVKEKLQQMKAANIWKRDEVQITTQTFDVIYLDVINLPSGIHALLETAKSHMKNAAAYITLEKNTVRFWLRCLGLASLIALFYFSNRYIRRWSTDTLQQLHESITFTYFKSRLLPSLLVILDKSITVLWVAVLCILIRALFPVKIPSTTSAMYILLYISLYTALKGFLVESFGPEKGHRKLVVSLAYISPKHIYKSLSIILLFSLISLSFITVLTVFQYKRDVIDLFWFIYRIGMLLLLLWLATQKSLFFKLLPGKNSQLGRLIQRIIGIIYPVFVVFVVSLFAIRSLGYPILTYVLLKTCIKSIVAAIIALWIAKFLLYRISRMRERLFAARKIEKNTPEEKKFNAATAAYGISLNYVASIVCAIVIVRIWMGTFRDAVDSPAAPYLIQKIFAQVGIIFRSIGNGLLYRFVMQEGRYTTPLRIIFAILVLVAFFFLARYIKKLMEERVFSRLGMERGLKHSFSNLIRYFIVAIAVLIGFNLAGIPLRSLAFFAGAFGIGIGFGMQNIISNFVSGIILLLERPMRVGDVVILDDGTLGTIEKISTRSTTMITPDNFVLTIPNSKFVEGRVTNWSLPDSVMRGSVQVGVAYGSDVALVKKCLLEIAAQNQNVKKFPEPYVRFDDFGDSSLVFKLFYWADDPGKRWFAMSEMRFSIDEVFRKNKIEIAFPQRDIHIRSYVPFPGSNTVHENNKREETQEKPQNT; this is encoded by the coding sequence TTGAAAACCTTAAAAAAGTACATCATTAAAGTTGTTGTATGCGTAGCAATGTGTTTGCTGTGGACGTCACTGTGTATACAGGCACAGGACCAAACCGTTGCCGTTGAGAAAAAAGCAGATGAGATTAAACTAGCGGGACAGCGTACGACAATAAAAAACGAAGATCTTGAAAAGGCGAAAAATAGACTCGAAGAAATAAAGGTCAGCGCAGAAAAGACTATTGCTGAAAATGAAACGGCAATTTTGAAATTGCAAAGCGATCGGGAATCAACATCTTCCTACCTTAAAAAATTAACGGAAGAAAAAAATACCTATCCGGCAGAAGAACCGCATGTGAAATATTTGGAATTGTTAGACAAAGAGATCGGCATCCTAAAAGAAAAAATTGACGCGGGCAATGAGCAATTAGAAGAGTGCGAGGATCTCATCGCAGCACTTCAGCATCAGGTAAAGACATATGCAAATTACGTTTCATTATTAACCTCGGCGTTAAAGTTAAATGAAACAATTGCAGCAACCCCTGCCGACCAGGCGGCGCTTGTCAGACAGGAAGCTGAGATTGCAAAGGGATATATCAAAGCGGCGCAGGCAAGCATGAAAGAAAAAGAATCATTAATTGCCATTGCTACAAAAGAATTGGAGGATTACAGGCTTAAAGCGCCCGTTATCATGCAAGGGCTTGTTAAGGTGCTGGAGTCATTGAAGGCGGATACTGCCGGCAGTAAATTGGAAAGTCTGGTGCAGGAAAAGATAAACAATGTTTTGTTCTGGCAAAAGGAGGTAAGCAATCTATGGATTTCAATATTAAAAAAAAGACTGACGATAGCAAAAATTCAATATGATGAAGCAATTCAGGCGCTAAAGTCTGCAGAATTCAACGCGGAGTTATTGGCAGAAAAAGCCGGCCTTTTGGAGGAAAAGCAGAAAACAGAAGAATTGAAAAGAAAACAGGAAGAGCTGGCGTACGCAAAAAAGGTTGAAGAAGTTACAAAAAAGGCTGCGGAGGTCACCCGGGCAGAGACGGAAAAAACCATACAGGAGGCTGCTAAGAAAGGAGAAGAAATTGTTCAGGAGCAAATGATAACCACCTCCCCAGAAAAAAAGAGGGTGCTGGAATTAGAGGCGGAAGTCTACAAACAGAACGGTATGGTGGCAAAAATGAAGGACGCACTTATTACGGAAGGCGCACAGCGATATAAAGGGCGTACCGAACTTAAAAAATTACAGGCAGACATTGGCGTTTTTCTGAGTAAGGGCGCCACGGCAAAAGATATCGAGGAAATGGAAAAGAAGGTCGCTGCGGAGGAAAAGCGTTATTCAGAGGCGGTCAATTCAGTAAAAAGCCTTATTGTTTCCTTAGATCAGGTGAAGAAACTCCTTTCTGATAAACTTGCCCTTTCCAGCGAAGAGATGTCAAATATTAAAAAGGAAGTTTCCTCTTTTGCCGATAAGGAATTGGCGCAGCAGGCAATTAATCATGTGGAACAAAGAATCAAGGCGCAGGAAGAACAGTTCTCTCTTGTTCTGGAAAGAGTAAATATTTTATATGAACGTCTGGAAATAAGGGAATATGGCATGTCAGTGCTTTCAAATGTCAAAGAAAAATTACAACAGATGAAAGCGGCAAACATATGGAAAAGGGATGAAGTGCAGATAACCACCCAAACCTTTGACGTAATTTACCTTGATGTTATAAACCTTCCTTCAGGTATTCATGCTCTTCTTGAAACAGCAAAGAGCCATATGAAAAACGCAGCGGCATATATTACTCTTGAGAAAAATACGGTTCGTTTCTGGTTAAGATGCCTTGGATTGGCGTCACTCATAGCATTATTTTATTTTTCCAACCGGTATATACGCCGATGGAGCACAGACACCCTGCAACAGTTGCATGAATCAATAACCTTTACCTATTTTAAATCGCGGTTGCTCCCCAGCCTGCTTGTAATACTGGATAAGAGTATTACTGTGCTCTGGGTGGCGGTCCTTTGCATATTGATACGCGCGTTATTCCCTGTAAAAATACCGTCAACAACTTCAGCGATGTATATACTATTATATATTTCTCTTTATACGGCGCTGAAAGGTTTTCTTGTGGAGTCTTTCGGTCCGGAAAAGGGACACAGGAAACTCGTTGTTTCACTCGCCTACATATCACCAAAGCATATTTACAAGTCATTAAGCATCATTTTGCTCTTTTCCCTCATTTCCTTGTCTTTTATTACGGTACTTACCGTATTTCAGTACAAAAGAGACGTTATTGACCTGTTCTGGTTCATCTATCGAATAGGAATGCTGCTCCTGCTTTTGTGGCTTGCAACCCAAAAATCCCTGTTTTTCAAATTGTTGCCTGGAAAGAACAGCCAGTTGGGAAGGCTCATTCAGCGTATTATTGGCATTATTTACCCGGTGTTTGTGGTGTTTGTCGTCTCTCTTTTTGCGATACGCAGTCTGGGATATCCTATATTGACGTATGTACTGCTGAAAACATGTATAAAAAGTATAGTTGCCGCAATTATCGCTCTATGGATAGCGAAATTCCTGCTTTACCGGATAAGCAGAATGAGAGAAAGACTTTTTGCGGCGAGAAAAATAGAAAAGAACACCCCCGAAGAAAAGAAATTTAATGCGGCGACTGCGGCTTACGGTATCTCATTAAACTACGTCGCCTCCATTGTTTGTGCGATAGTTATTGTACGGATATGGATGGGAACCTTCCGGGATGCAGTGGATTCTCCCGCCGCGCCCTATCTTATTCAGAAGATTTTTGCACAGGTAGGCATAATTTTCAGGAGCATTGGCAATGGCCTGTTGTACCGTTTCGTAATGCAGGAGGGAAGGTACACAACGCCGCTGAGAATTATCTTTGCAATACTCGTATTGGTTGCGTTTTTCTTCCTTGCGCGTTATATAAAAAAATTGATGGAAGAAAGGGTGTTTTCCAGGCTGGGAATGGAACGAGGGCTTAAGCATTCGTTCTCCAACCTTATCCGATATTTTATCGTAGCCATCGCCGTGCTTATCGGGTTCAATCTGGCGGGAATACCTTTACGCAGCCTTGCCTTCTTTGCCGGCGCATTTGGCATCGGGATCGGATTCGGCATGCAAAACATCATAAGTAATTTTGTCAGCGGTATCATACTTTTACTTGAACGACCAATGCGTGTGGGCGACGTGGTAATCCTTGACGACGGGACATTAGGCACTATTGAAAAAATCAGCACCCGAAGCACCACAATGATCACCCCGGACAATTTTGTTTTAACCATACCCAACTCAAAGTTCGTTGAAGGCAGGGTGACAAATTGGTCATTGCCTGATTCCGTGATGCGGGGCAGTGTTCAGGTGGGGGTTGCTTATGGGTCTGATGTCGCCCTCGTAAAAAAATGCCTCTTAGAAATTGCCGCACAAAATCAGAATGTAAAGAAATTCCCTGAACCTTATGTACGGTTTGATGATTTTGGCGATAGCTCGCTTGTCTTTAAATTATTCTATTGGGCGGATGACCCCGGAAAACGATGGTTTGCCATGAGCGAGATGCGTTTTAGCATCGATGAAGTATTTCGCAAAAATAAAATAGAAATTGCATTTCCCCAAAGAGATATTCATATTCGTTCCTATGTGCCATTCCCCGGCAGCAACACGGTGCATGAAAACAACAAACGGGAAGAAACACAGGAAAAACCGCAGAATACCTGA
- a CDS encoding TonB-dependent receptor plug domain-containing protein, protein MKESNMNRNFEKNECGNIIAAFLFFIFLLAGISGTLFAAGTETAHQWETPQKPVSQTSNGGIDTSVLDMHSSEVLWLESEGVAIATRHETPVSKAPGIVTVITAEEIKHLGYRTFAEILRTVPGFEILKLPDFGDVVPAVRGLEAANKVRLMLDGHFVNSPLKGSSFNAFDDFPVQNIKKIEIIRGPGSAVYGENAFLAVINIITKDAGDIDGARISSGYGSFNTYEENVIFGKKYGKVDISGMLHYRSTDGFSGTLERDVQTTLDEVFGTSASNTPGNVHDKRQEFAMNLKVEYDNLWFHGWYNNKNRETFVGPQYVLSNDSDIENNYVFGEIGYKKIFDGGLTIKPRIYYDQFDIRPEIEAYPEGSVLAFDTNKDGVYDTTVSFPDGFIGIGSEIERIAGAEVPFDYELFDKNILTVGLEYRWVNQGNVRYQSNFNPATYEVFDAVQNLSDTYPYLKEATRRILSVYLQDTWDLTDTLNLTLGVRHDQYSDFGGATSPRTGLTWAFMKNASLKLLYGEAFRAPDFMEMYIQNNPALQGNEDLDPEIIKTYEAGLSYRFNKYVTGGLNYFYNDIQDFIVKRPLTPGSTTLRYENYGDGHVHGVEMETNVDIGGGNYLFMNYSFQDPNDDNGNDLPYVARHKGNFGVNVRYWKYINTNVNTFVSGRRSREADDARDDMPSYALLNLSVIGKEFFRTMEIQGTVFNLLDKDYNDPGTASMSSDLPRPGRSFFIGLSYQF, encoded by the coding sequence TTGAAAGAATCAAATATGAATCGTAATTTTGAAAAAAACGAATGTGGAAACATTATCGCGGCGTTTCTGTTTTTCATCTTTCTTCTTGCAGGCATTTCCGGGACACTTTTTGCTGCCGGTACGGAAACGGCACATCAGTGGGAAACGCCTCAAAAACCGGTTTCTCAAACATCCAACGGTGGTATTGATACTTCGGTATTAGATATGCATTCCTCTGAAGTTCTCTGGCTTGAAAGCGAAGGGGTAGCCATTGCCACGAGACATGAAACACCCGTGAGCAAGGCGCCGGGAATTGTTACCGTAATAACGGCTGAAGAAATCAAACACCTGGGCTACCGCACCTTTGCGGAAATCTTAAGGACCGTGCCTGGATTTGAAATCCTTAAGTTGCCTGATTTTGGCGACGTGGTGCCGGCTGTGCGTGGCCTTGAGGCCGCAAACAAGGTAAGGCTGATGCTTGATGGACACTTTGTAAACAGTCCCCTGAAGGGGAGTTCCTTTAACGCTTTTGATGACTTCCCGGTGCAAAATATAAAGAAGATAGAAATTATTCGAGGGCCTGGATCCGCAGTGTACGGAGAAAATGCATTCCTGGCCGTCATCAATATCATCACTAAGGATGCAGGCGATATCGACGGCGCCAGAATAAGCAGCGGCTACGGGAGTTTTAACACATACGAGGAGAATGTTATATTCGGCAAGAAATACGGGAAGGTTGACATCTCCGGCATGCTTCATTACCGGTCAACGGATGGTTTTAGCGGTACGTTAGAGAGAGACGTGCAGACAACGCTCGATGAAGTTTTTGGCACTTCGGCATCAAATACGCCTGGAAATGTGCATGATAAACGGCAGGAATTCGCAATGAATCTCAAAGTTGAGTACGATAACCTGTGGTTTCATGGATGGTATAACAATAAAAACAGGGAAACCTTTGTCGGTCCCCAATACGTGTTGAGCAATGATTCCGATATAGAAAACAATTATGTTTTCGGCGAAATAGGATACAAAAAGATTTTTGACGGGGGACTTACCATAAAGCCAAGAATTTATTATGACCAATTCGATATCAGGCCTGAAATTGAAGCATACCCGGAAGGCTCGGTACTCGCCTTTGACACAAACAAGGACGGCGTCTACGACACCACGGTATCATTTCCTGATGGTTTTATTGGCATTGGCAGTGAGATTGAAAGGATAGCAGGGGCGGAAGTGCCCTTTGATTATGAGTTATTTGATAAAAACATCCTCACCGTAGGACTGGAATATCGTTGGGTGAATCAGGGAAACGTCCGCTATCAAAGCAACTTTAATCCTGCAACCTACGAAGTCTTTGACGCAGTACAAAATCTTTCAGATACCTACCCGTATCTGAAAGAGGCGACCCGCCGGATATTGTCCGTATATTTACAGGATACCTGGGACTTGACAGACACCCTGAACTTAACGCTGGGGGTGCGCCATGACCAGTACAGCGATTTTGGCGGGGCAACCAGTCCACGCACCGGCCTGACCTGGGCGTTTATGAAAAACGCCTCGCTGAAACTCCTGTACGGAGAGGCATTCCGCGCGCCGGATTTTATGGAAATGTACATCCAAAACAATCCGGCACTTCAGGGAAACGAAGACCTCGACCCTGAAATTATCAAGACCTATGAAGCGGGATTGAGTTATAGATTTAACAAATATGTTACGGGCGGTTTAAATTATTTTTACAACGATATACAGGACTTTATCGTCAAGCGGCCGTTAACTCCCGGCAGCACCACCTTACGTTACGAAAATTATGGAGACGGGCACGTGCATGGAGTCGAAATGGAAACGAATGTGGATATTGGCGGAGGCAACTACCTGTTTATGAATTATTCGTTTCAGGATCCTAATGATGACAACGGCAACGATTTGCCATACGTCGCCCGGCACAAGGGCAACTTTGGGGTAAACGTGCGTTACTGGAAATATATAAACACCAACGTAAACACATTTGTCAGTGGAAGGCGGTCGAGGGAGGCTGATGACGCAAGGGATGACATGCCTTCATATGCATTGCTGAATCTTTCCGTAATTGGCAAGGAATTTTTCAGGACGATGGAAATACAGGGCACGGTGTTTAACCTGCTCGACAAGGATTACAATGACCCGGGGACTGCATCCATGTCAAGCGACCTTCCCCGTCCCGGGAGGTCGTTTTTTATTGGATTAAGTTATCAATTTTAG
- a CDS encoding ABC transporter substrate-binding protein, with protein sequence MGMHTQGQELVHAASHLSIAFIGNISKQIAPVFVFFLALFAAVMLGAIPNANGSGYRAVIVKSLDIPAYNDVAKGFKKQCRHYGISLMATYDLKGDIEEGKRDIQIIQELKPEPDIIITIGVLATTLARKHISNIPLLFCAVINHELLDLSGENIYGISSSVPFEEQFAVVNKMFQSQKTIGIIYDPAKTEKIVSELTSLDGRHGYKFITRKVTSGNAIKPALDDFRKKIDVLWVVPDDTVISKESIGIFQDAVTENRLPIFCTSSALVRTGALVSISPDYYSMGEQAAKMAQELLHDPSQNSPRCMKPEKLTITINARTAEMLKIDISQFFSLPDVVIYK encoded by the coding sequence ATGGGTATGCATACACAGGGACAGGAATTGGTTCACGCCGCATCGCACCTTTCAATCGCCTTTATTGGCAACATTTCAAAGCAGATAGCACCCGTTTTCGTTTTTTTTCTGGCATTGTTTGCTGCCGTAATGTTAGGGGCTATTCCAAATGCAAATGGGAGCGGATACCGCGCCGTTATCGTGAAAAGCCTGGATATTCCGGCATATAATGACGTTGCCAAAGGTTTTAAAAAGCAGTGCCGTCATTACGGTATATCTCTCATGGCAACGTACGATTTAAAAGGAGACATTGAAGAAGGAAAACGGGACATCCAAATTATACAGGAACTCAAACCTGAGCCGGATATCATCATCACCATAGGAGTCCTTGCAACAACGCTCGCAAGAAAACACATCAGCAATATACCCCTGCTGTTTTGCGCCGTTATTAATCATGAACTGCTGGATTTGAGCGGCGAAAATATCTACGGCATCTCTTCCAGCGTGCCTTTCGAAGAACAATTTGCTGTAGTGAATAAGATGTTTCAGTCGCAAAAAACGATCGGGATAATATATGACCCGGCAAAAACCGAAAAGATTGTGTCAGAACTAACGTCTTTAGACGGCAGGCACGGCTACAAGTTTATTACCAGAAAGGTTACTTCCGGAAATGCCATCAAACCCGCGCTTGACGATTTCCGTAAGAAAATTGACGTTTTGTGGGTAGTGCCGGACGATACCGTGATTTCAAAGGAGTCAATCGGCATATTTCAGGATGCGGTAACGGAAAACCGCCTGCCCATATTTTGTACTTCGAGTGCGCTTGTCAGGACCGGTGCGCTGGTCTCTATCTCCCCGGATTATTATTCGATGGGTGAACAGGCGGCAAAAATGGCGCAGGAGTTATTGCATGACCCCTCACAAAATTCGCCGCGCTGTATGAAACCGGAAAAATTGACAATCACGATCAATGCCAGGACAGCGGAAATGCTGAAAATAGATATATCGCAGTTTTTTTCATTACCCGACGTGGTGATATACAAGTAA